Proteins encoded together in one Nostoc sp. PCC 7524 window:
- a CDS encoding PAS domain-containing protein: MLEQNYQQPLVKVAHHTPMVEAIAQMYQAQSSCVLVLNTQELVGIVTQTDIVRAIAHQINFADMTIGELMSQPVITVSETEAQDINTVLALFQQHPIRHLPIVDSGTGVLGVITLEAAKTAQMAQLLSHTETRLNDILNSAIATSIVSFRVFPNSDWEYDYQSPGCETLFGYTSQEFLSNKHLWLSRVHPQDLETVIMSGFADIFAGNTFNFEYRFHHKDGSLRWIGATHSSRYDAEANCWMVTATNIDISERKQTEAALRHSEERWQLAIAGTDEAIWDWDVATNYTFRSDRWFEMLGYERHELSSFDDEWSIRLHPDDYERVMAEQAAYLHRQVPLYSSEYRLRRKDGSYRWFRSRAKAVWDEAGNPIRLVGSLGDITEQKAALWELQQIEAELRESKHFIEQVINHSAQLLYIFNPIIGSNVFLNRQSVEILGYTPEEIQERGAQFFVDVLHPDDLPLLERNLNYWKKAADGEVLTTECRMKHKDGAWRWLRSREVVFARDENNRPSQVLGTTQDITDSKLAELEILQNRDLLAAIYSGSADALFLVNPHTLLIMDCNQRAVELFAASSKAELIGTDGQNLQKRRFTDEEVASVIEELHHQGFWSREVEYITKQGNSFWGNLAVKQIYVVGEEIHLVRVTDITQRKLAELALHERETMLRSIGDNLPNGAVYQVIRELDGSDRLTYISAGIERIKEIKVEDALRDISFLHSQFIPEDVPGFQQAVDESMRHLSIFDVQMRIRTPSGVLKWLHFRSTPRQLLDNRVVWDGLIVDITDIKRTEETLRQSEARLAESQQVARLGNWEYDLATCKISWSKGLFDLFQRDPALLEPSYEGNLQLYHPEDRQKLHQAVERAISTGEAYKLILRAFKADGSLMYVEAIGQVEFNAQGQIIRLYGTAQDITEQQVALLELQQAEAALRESERRFRAIFNNTFQLTGLLTVEGVLLEANQTALDFAGIKSEDAINRPFWETYWWTISPQTQEELRQAITLAAQGEFIRYEVDILGANNQVATIDFSLRPLHDETGKVVLLIPEGRDITERQAALRERQQAEQALQEKEHFLSSIYEGVGNPIFVVDVVDGDFHFAGLNPAHERLTGLLSRELNGKIPEQVLPPAEAATVRQHYQNCLKAGQTITYEENLYLKDQDTWWITSITPLKDENQNIYRIVGSSINITEQKRAQKMLELQAVITRNMAEGLCLIRENDGVIVYTNPKFEQIFGYDAGELIGEHISIIDYEDEHTTAEEVHEALAKLSEEIAAAVMQYGEATYEVQNIKKDGTPFWCQATTSVFEHPEYGTVLVAVQQDITEKKQTQEKITASLKEKEVLLQEIHHRVKNNLGIVSSLLQMQCRRTQDLQATAILRDSQNRIASIALVHEKLYRSDDLANIDFAQYIPDLTTHLFDSYNVSSSYIRLNIQVDDVSLDIETAIPCGLIINELVSNALKYAFPNNLTGEITVRLHQQNQSYLTLIVLDNGVGLPENFDTKKAKTLGITLVRGLVQQLKGTLEIKTLPGTEFKIHFPKN, encoded by the coding sequence ATGTTGGAGCAAAACTATCAACAACCATTGGTGAAAGTAGCACATCATACGCCAATGGTAGAAGCGATCGCCCAGATGTATCAAGCCCAAAGTAGTTGTGTGTTGGTGCTGAATACTCAAGAATTAGTCGGTATTGTTACACAAACAGATATTGTACGGGCGATCGCTCACCAAATTAACTTTGCAGACATGACTATTGGAGAACTCATGAGTCAACCTGTGATCACTGTGAGTGAAACAGAAGCCCAGGATATCAACACAGTCTTAGCACTTTTCCAGCAACATCCAATTCGTCATTTACCTATAGTTGACAGTGGTACAGGGGTGCTAGGTGTAATCACTCTAGAGGCTGCCAAAACAGCACAGATGGCTCAGTTACTCTCACACACAGAAACTAGATTAAATGATATTCTCAATAGCGCGATCGCCACTTCCATTGTCAGTTTTCGCGTATTTCCCAATTCCGATTGGGAATATGACTACCAATCTCCTGGCTGTGAAACCCTCTTTGGCTATACATCACAGGAATTTCTCAGCAATAAGCATCTGTGGTTGTCAAGAGTACATCCCCAAGATTTAGAAACGGTGATTATGTCTGGGTTTGCAGATATCTTTGCCGGGAACACGTTCAATTTTGAGTATAGATTTCATCACAAAGATGGTTCTCTGCGTTGGATTGGTGCTACTCATAGTTCCCGTTACGACGCAGAGGCAAACTGCTGGATGGTGACAGCAACTAATATTGATATTAGTGAACGCAAACAAACAGAAGCCGCATTGCGACATAGTGAAGAAAGATGGCAATTAGCGATCGCAGGCACAGATGAAGCCATTTGGGATTGGGATGTAGCTACTAATTATACCTTTCGCTCAGACCGTTGGTTTGAAATGTTGGGATATGAACGCCACGAACTCAGTAGTTTTGATGATGAGTGGAGTATTCGCCTCCATCCCGATGATTATGAGCGAGTCATGGCAGAGCAAGCAGCTTATCTACATCGGCAAGTGCCATTGTATAGCTCAGAGTATCGTCTCCGGCGCAAAGATGGCAGCTACAGGTGGTTTCGCTCACGGGCTAAAGCTGTGTGGGATGAGGCAGGAAATCCCATCAGATTAGTTGGTTCCTTGGGGGACATTACCGAACAAAAAGCTGCACTGTGGGAACTGCAACAAATTGAGGCAGAACTGCGGGAGAGTAAACACTTTATTGAGCAAGTTATTAATCATTCCGCCCAGCTTTTATACATTTTTAACCCGATAATTGGTAGTAATGTTTTTCTTAATCGCCAATCTGTTGAGATATTGGGTTATACCCCCGAAGAAATTCAGGAACGAGGCGCACAATTTTTTGTTGATGTTTTGCATCCCGATGATTTACCTCTACTTGAGCGCAACCTGAACTACTGGAAAAAAGCCGCCGATGGCGAAGTTCTAACCACTGAGTGCCGCATGAAACACAAGGATGGTGCTTGGCGGTGGTTGCGATCGCGGGAGGTAGTATTTGCTAGAGATGAGAATAATCGTCCTAGTCAAGTCTTAGGTACAACCCAAGACATTACTGATAGCAAACTGGCTGAATTAGAAATTCTTCAGAATCGCGACTTACTAGCAGCTATTTATAGCGGATCAGCCGATGCTTTGTTTCTGGTAAATCCCCACACACTGCTGATTATGGATTGTAATCAACGGGCAGTGGAATTATTTGCTGCCTCCAGCAAAGCTGAATTGATTGGTACTGATGGTCAAAATCTCCAAAAACGACGGTTTACTGATGAAGAAGTAGCTAGTGTCATTGAAGAACTACATCATCAAGGTTTTTGGAGTCGAGAAGTTGAATACATCACCAAACAAGGTAATTCTTTTTGGGGAAACCTAGCTGTTAAACAAATTTACGTTGTTGGTGAGGAGATTCATTTAGTCCGCGTCACAGATATTACCCAACGTAAACTAGCAGAACTCGCTTTGCATGAGCGAGAAACCATGTTGCGGAGTATTGGTGATAACCTGCCTAATGGGGCAGTATATCAGGTAATTCGAGAACTAGATGGGAGCGATCGCCTCACTTACATCAGTGCTGGAATTGAACGCATCAAAGAAATTAAGGTAGAAGATGCACTCCGAGATATAAGTTTCCTCCATAGCCAGTTTATTCCAGAGGATGTTCCAGGCTTTCAGCAAGCCGTTGATGAATCCATGCGTCATCTATCTATATTTGATGTTCAGATGCGTATCCGCACCCCTAGTGGTGTACTAAAATGGCTGCACTTTCGTTCCACACCCCGGCAATTACTAGATAATCGTGTAGTTTGGGATGGGCTAATTGTTGACATAACTGATATCAAGCGTACTGAAGAAACTCTCCGCCAAAGTGAAGCCAGATTAGCAGAATCTCAGCAAGTTGCTCGACTGGGTAATTGGGAGTATGACTTAGCTACCTGCAAAATTAGCTGGTCAAAGGGACTTTTTGACCTCTTCCAGCGAGATCCAGCCTTGCTAGAACCAAGTTATGAAGGCAATTTACAACTGTACCACCCAGAGGATAGGCAAAAACTGCACCAAGCTGTAGAAAGGGCCATTTCCACTGGGGAAGCTTATAAATTGATTTTGCGTGCATTCAAAGCTGATGGCTCTCTGATGTATGTTGAAGCAATTGGACAGGTAGAATTTAATGCACAAGGACAAATAATTCGCCTTTACGGAACTGCCCAAGACATTACTGAACAGCAAGTGGCATTGCTTGAGCTACAACAAGCAGAAGCAGCTTTACGAGAGAGTGAGCGACGATTTCGGGCAATTTTCAATAATACATTTCAATTAACCGGACTACTGACAGTTGAGGGAGTTTTGCTAGAAGCAAACCAGACTGCGCTGGATTTCGCAGGTATCAAATCTGAAGATGCCATCAATCGTCCATTTTGGGAAACATACTGGTGGACAATTTCACCTCAAACTCAAGAGGAATTAAGACAAGCAATTACCCTTGCGGCTCAAGGTGAGTTTATCCGTTATGAGGTGGATATTTTAGGAGCAAATAACCAAGTCGCAACAATTGATTTTTCCTTGCGCCCACTTCATGATGAGACAGGGAAGGTAGTTTTGTTGATTCCTGAAGGACGAGATATTACTGAACGACAAGCCGCTTTACGTGAACGCCAGCAAGCAGAACAAGCACTTCAAGAAAAAGAGCATTTTTTAAGCAGCATTTATGAAGGTGTTGGTAATCCGATTTTTGTTGTAGATGTTGTGGATGGTGATTTTCATTTTGCCGGTTTAAACCCCGCCCATGAAAGGCTTACAGGTTTACTCTCTAGGGAATTAAACGGTAAAATCCCTGAGCAGGTTCTCCCACCTGCGGAAGCTGCAACTGTACGCCAGCATTATCAGAATTGTCTGAAGGCGGGGCAAACTATTACTTATGAGGAAAATTTGTATCTGAAAGACCAAGATACCTGGTGGATCACTAGCATCACTCCTTTAAAAGATGAAAATCAAAATATTTACCGCATAGTTGGTAGTAGCATAAATATCACTGAACAAAAACGCGCTCAAAAAATGCTAGAGTTACAAGCCGTCATAACTCGCAACATGGCAGAAGGACTTTGTTTAATCCGAGAAAATGATGGTGTGATTGTCTACACCAACCCAAAATTTGAGCAGATATTTGGTTATGACGCTGGAGAATTAATTGGTGAGCATATTTCAATTATTGACTATGAAGATGAACATACCACGGCTGAGGAAGTTCATGAGGCGTTAGCGAAGCTGTCCGAAGAAATCGCAGCTGCTGTCATGCAATATGGTGAAGCAACCTATGAAGTCCAAAATATCAAAAAAGATGGGACTCCCTTCTGGTGTCAAGCAACCACATCTGTCTTTGAGCATCCTGAGTATGGAACAGTATTAGTTGCTGTGCAGCAAGATATCACTGAGAAAAAACAAACACAAGAGAAAATCACAGCCTCATTGAAAGAAAAAGAGGTACTACTCCAAGAAATTCACCATCGAGTCAAGAACAACTTAGGCATTGTCAGCAGTTTATTACAAATGCAGTGCCGACGGACACAAGACCTCCAAGCAACTGCTATCCTGCGAGATAGTCAAAACCGCATTGCCTCAATTGCTCTAGTACATGAAAAACTTTACCGCTCTGACGATTTAGCTAATATAGATTTTGCCCAATATATTCCTGACTTAACAACTCATTTATTTGACTCTTATAACGTTAGCTCTAGCTATATTCGACTAAATATTCAAGTTGATGATGTCAGTTTAGATATTGAAACAGCTATTCCTTGCGGCTTAATTATTAATGAATTAGTGTCCAATGCTTTAAAATACGCTTTCCCTAATAATCTCACAGGTGAAATTACCGTTAGATTACATCAACAAAATCAGAGTTATTTGACACTGATTGTCCTAGATAATGGTGTAGGGCTACCTGAAAACTTTGATACTAAAAAAGCTAAAACATTAGGTATAACTCTGGTGCGTGGTTTAGTTCAACAACTTAAGGGAACCCTTGAGATTAAAACTCTCCCAGGAACAGAATTTAAAATTCATTTTCCCAAAAATTAG
- the acs gene encoding acetate--CoA ligase has translation MSESTIESILQEKRLFHPPGEFSQQAHIKSLEDYHHLYDQAKADPQQFWAQLAETQLHWFQKWDTVLDWQPPFVKWFVGGKINISYNCLDRHLTTWRKNKAALIWEGEPGDSRTLTYAQLHREVCQFANVLKQLGVKKGDRVGIYMPMIPEAAIAMLACARIGAPHSVVFGGFSAEALRDRLNDAEAKLVITADGGWRKDAIVPLKEQVDKAIADGLVPSVKDVLVVQRTGQKTHMEPGRDHWWHDLQKGVSANCPAEPMDSEDMLFILYTSGSTGKPKGVVHSTGGYNLYTHMTTKWIFDLQDTDVYWCTADVGWITGHSYIVYGPLSNGATTLMYEGAPRASNPGCFWDVIEKYGVTIFYTAPTAIRAFIKMGEHHPKARNMSSLRLLGTVGEPINPEAWMWYYKVIGGERCPIVDTWWQTETGGIMITPLPGAIPTKPGSATLPFPGILADVVDLDGNSVGNNEGGYLAVRHPWPGMMRTVYGDPERFRRTYWEHIPPKDGKYTYFAGDGARKDEDGYFWVMGRVDDVLNVSGHRLGTMEIESALVSHPAVAEAAVVGKPDELKGEDVVAFVTLEGTYQPSDDLSKELKKHVVAEIGAIARPGEIRFTDALPKTRSGKIMRRLLRNLAAGQEVSGDTSTLEDRSVLDKLREGA, from the coding sequence ATGTCTGAGTCAACCATAGAATCTATCCTACAAGAGAAGCGTTTATTCCATCCCCCAGGAGAATTCTCACAGCAAGCCCATATTAAAAGCCTAGAAGATTACCACCATCTCTACGATCAAGCCAAAGCTGATCCGCAGCAATTTTGGGCGCAATTAGCAGAAACTCAGTTGCATTGGTTCCAAAAATGGGACACAGTGCTAGATTGGCAACCACCTTTTGTGAAGTGGTTTGTTGGCGGTAAGATTAACATTTCTTACAACTGTCTTGACAGACATCTGACTACTTGGCGCAAAAATAAAGCCGCATTGATTTGGGAAGGGGAACCAGGGGATTCTCGGACTCTCACCTATGCCCAACTGCATCGGGAAGTGTGTCAATTTGCCAATGTCCTCAAGCAATTGGGAGTAAAAAAAGGCGATCGCGTCGGTATTTATATGCCCATGATTCCCGAAGCGGCGATCGCCATGTTAGCCTGTGCCAGAATTGGCGCACCCCACAGCGTTGTCTTTGGTGGTTTTAGTGCGGAAGCACTGCGCGACCGCTTAAATGATGCCGAAGCAAAATTAGTGATTACAGCTGATGGAGGTTGGCGCAAAGATGCCATTGTACCTCTCAAGGAACAAGTAGATAAAGCGATCGCTGATGGTCTTGTCCCTAGTGTTAAAGATGTACTTGTAGTACAACGAACTGGGCAGAAAACCCACATGGAACCAGGACGTGACCATTGGTGGCATGATTTACAAAAAGGCGTATCGGCTAACTGTCCCGCCGAGCCGATGGACAGTGAAGATATGCTGTTCATTCTCTATACTTCTGGCAGTACAGGGAAACCCAAGGGCGTTGTCCATAGCACTGGCGGTTACAACTTATACACCCACATGACCACCAAATGGATTTTCGACTTGCAAGACACAGATGTTTATTGGTGTACTGCTGATGTCGGTTGGATTACTGGACATAGTTATATTGTTTACGGTCCCCTTTCCAATGGCGCAACTACATTAATGTATGAAGGTGCGCCCCGTGCTTCCAATCCCGGTTGTTTTTGGGATGTCATCGAAAAATACGGTGTTACAATTTTCTACACCGCACCAACAGCAATTCGGGCATTTATCAAAATGGGTGAACACCATCCCAAAGCCCGCAATATGTCTTCCCTGCGCTTACTGGGAACCGTCGGCGAACCGATTAACCCCGAAGCTTGGATGTGGTATTACAAAGTGATTGGTGGTGAACGCTGTCCCATCGTTGATACTTGGTGGCAAACGGAAACCGGCGGGATCATGATTACACCCTTACCAGGGGCAATTCCCACCAAACCAGGTTCAGCAACTCTCCCCTTCCCTGGGATTCTGGCCGATGTGGTGGATTTAGATGGTAACTCTGTCGGTAATAACGAAGGCGGTTACTTAGCAGTACGCCACCCCTGGCCGGGAATGATGCGGACTGTCTACGGTGATCCGGAACGCTTCCGCCGCACCTACTGGGAACACATACCCCCCAAAGATGGCAAGTATACTTACTTTGCTGGGGATGGTGCGAGAAAAGATGAAGACGGCTATTTCTGGGTCATGGGGCGCGTAGATGATGTACTGAATGTTTCAGGACATCGCCTCGGCACGATGGAAATTGAATCAGCCTTAGTTTCTCACCCAGCAGTAGCAGAGGCGGCGGTAGTCGGTAAGCCTGATGAACTCAAAGGCGAGGACGTGGTAGCATTTGTGACTTTAGAAGGCACTTATCAACCGAGTGACGATTTGAGCAAAGAACTGAAAAAACACGTAGTTGCAGAAATTGGTGCGATCGCCCGTCCCGGTGAAATTCGCTTTACTGACGCACTACCCAAAACGCGATCGGGTAAAATCATGCGGCGATTACTGCGAAATCTCGCCGCCGGACAAGAGGTTTCTGGTGATACTTCCACTTTAGAAGATAGAAGTGTCTTAGATAAGTTACGGGAAGGAGCTTAA
- a CDS encoding DUF4365 domain-containing protein translates to MRDALGQRGEAIFTVLMTEFHSHAGPIFKPQFLGDKWQYVDFIVELVGCSQSVPYFFVQVKTTRAGYTKKLNRLKVKVKKESVIGLALYPAPTYIVGIDEVQEKGYIVSANGEIIASLSSLSTEFPINKQNREILWQEVNDFWSRYDSTLLASRFTDQDWR, encoded by the coding sequence ATGAGGGATGCACTAGGACAAAGAGGGGAAGCAATCTTCACAGTATTAATGACAGAGTTTCACTCTCATGCTGGCCCTATTTTTAAACCGCAGTTTTTAGGAGATAAATGGCAGTATGTTGATTTTATTGTAGAGTTGGTAGGATGTAGTCAATCTGTTCCTTACTTCTTCGTACAAGTGAAAACAACAAGAGCAGGCTATACCAAAAAACTTAATCGCCTCAAGGTTAAAGTCAAAAAAGAAAGCGTAATTGGTTTAGCGTTGTATCCTGCACCCACTTATATAGTAGGGATTGATGAAGTTCAAGAGAAAGGTTACATAGTTTCTGCAAATGGCGAAATTATTGCTTCTCTATCAAGCCTCTCCACAGAGTTTCCAATTAATAAGCAGAATAGAGAAATTTTATGGCAAGAAGTTAATGATTTCTGGAGTAGATATGATAGCACTCTGTTAGCCTCAAGATTTACTGATCAAGACTGGAGATAA
- a CDS encoding DUF4365 domain-containing protein, with protein sequence MKTKTPWYIGQRAESLAIVYLTRRDDLKASKQTAGQGLDFLVTITKDGINSGRLFGVEVKATVSNSELIAHDETWSLKNHSYLKIRSLIDLPFPVCLFFFTLDNDQGYYKWVLEPIFQAENHDNLRLNIDNKFKKLNDQEIANIVASVNYWYDNKHKLMS encoded by the coding sequence ATGAAAACTAAAACACCTTGGTATATTGGTCAACGAGCCGAATCTCTTGCAATAGTTTACTTAACTCGTCGAGATGATTTAAAAGCCTCTAAGCAAACAGCAGGGCAAGGATTAGATTTTTTAGTAACAATTACCAAAGATGGTATTAATAGTGGTAGGCTTTTTGGCGTAGAAGTAAAAGCAACAGTTTCTAACTCTGAATTAATTGCACATGATGAGACATGGAGCCTTAAAAATCATAGTTATCTTAAGATCAGATCTCTCATTGATTTACCATTTCCAGTTTGCTTATTTTTCTTTACTTTAGACAATGACCAAGGATACTACAAATGGGTTTTAGAACCTATTTTTCAAGCAGAAAATCATGATAATTTGCGTTTAAATATAGATAATAAATTCAAAAAACTTAATGATCAAGAAATAGCTAATATTGTTGCCAGTGTCAATTATTGGTATGACAATAAGCATAAATTAATGTCTTGA
- a CDS encoding tetratricopeptide repeat protein, with translation MQQNRQVTSLFVQPLSYLSLSIIAVIGVFPITAQAQEQPAHKLACEEVLNNRQQQSQQKQVQKLAQFTDSSQERSQLIQQANELYNRRDFKSAAESLCQLIKKYPRDAFGHFQLGNVFFRRQQPEVAISSYQEAIRLNSQYALAYNGIGVVYASQTRWQDAIEVYEKALQINPNYGDALINFGQALWQVNRKDEARASLEKALNIFKSQKRNEKVYQVEQILQQIKTLDNPNIS, from the coding sequence GTGCAACAAAACAGGCAAGTAACATCATTGTTTGTTCAACCTCTGAGCTATTTATCGTTGAGTATCATCGCTGTAATTGGGGTATTCCCCATCACTGCACAAGCACAGGAACAACCAGCACACAAGTTAGCCTGTGAAGAAGTTTTAAATAATCGACAGCAACAATCGCAACAGAAACAAGTCCAAAAACTGGCACAATTTACCGATTCATCCCAAGAGCGATCGCAACTGATTCAACAAGCAAATGAGTTATACAATCGGCGCGACTTCAAAAGCGCAGCAGAAAGTTTATGCCAGTTAATTAAAAAATATCCCAGAGACGCTTTTGGACACTTTCAGTTAGGTAATGTATTTTTTCGTCGCCAACAACCGGAAGTAGCAATTAGCTCCTACCAAGAAGCAATCCGTCTTAACTCTCAATATGCCTTAGCTTATAATGGGATTGGTGTAGTTTATGCTAGTCAAACTCGCTGGCAAGATGCCATTGAGGTATATGAAAAAGCTCTGCAAATTAATCCCAATTATGGCGATGCGTTGATTAATTTTGGTCAAGCATTATGGCAAGTAAATAGAAAAGATGAAGCTAGAGCTTCTTTAGAAAAAGCTTTAAATATCTTCAAATCACAAAAGAGAAACGAGAAAGTTTACCAAGTTGAACAAATTTTACAACAGATAAAAACATTAGATAACCCTAACATTTCTTAG
- the hisA gene encoding 1-(5-phosphoribosyl)-5-[(5-phosphoribosylamino)methylideneamino]imidazole-4-carboxamide isomerase, translated as MDVIPAIDLLDGRCVRLYQGDYDRSQVFSENPVDVAKQWVDQGATRLHIVDLDGAKAGKVVNLGAIAAIAEAISVPIEIGGGLRDQASVEQVFNLGVRWAILGTVAVEQPQLVQELCQQFPEQIIIGIDARNGLVATRGWLETSEVLATQLAVQMQELGAAAIIYTDIHRDGTLSGPNLEALRELAGAISIPVIASGGVSSVTDLLSLLALEPQGVTGVIVGRALYTGDISLREALQAIGQGRIQDIPPNLGFSSLA; from the coding sequence ATGGATGTAATTCCAGCGATTGATTTACTGGATGGTCGCTGTGTGCGACTGTATCAAGGAGACTACGATCGCTCACAAGTTTTTAGCGAAAATCCGGTTGATGTTGCTAAACAGTGGGTGGATCAAGGTGCAACGAGATTGCACATCGTCGATTTAGATGGGGCAAAAGCGGGTAAAGTAGTAAACTTAGGGGCAATTGCAGCAATCGCTGAAGCTATTTCTGTACCGATTGAAATCGGTGGAGGGCTACGGGATCAAGCCAGTGTAGAACAGGTGTTTAATTTGGGTGTACGCTGGGCGATTCTCGGTACTGTCGCTGTGGAACAACCCCAGTTAGTCCAAGAACTCTGCCAACAATTTCCCGAACAAATTATTATCGGTATAGATGCGCGTAATGGATTGGTAGCCACTCGCGGTTGGTTGGAAACTTCGGAAGTTTTAGCTACCCAACTAGCTGTACAAATGCAAGAACTTGGTGCAGCCGCTATTATTTATACTGATATTCACCGTGATGGTACTCTCTCTGGCCCGAATTTAGAAGCTTTGCGAGAACTTGCTGGCGCAATTTCTATACCCGTGATTGCTTCCGGTGGTGTGAGTTCTGTCACCGATTTGCTGAGTCTGTTGGCGTTAGAACCGCAGGGTGTTACAGGTGTGATTGTGGGACGTGCTTTATATACTGGTGATATTAGCTTAAGAGAAGCATTACAGGCGATCGGGCAAGGACGCATTCAAGATATTCCCCCTAATTTAGGGTTTTCTTCTTTGGCATAA
- a CDS encoding DUF3593 domain-containing protein, protein MISKDTLFAVSLFPYLGFLWFISRSQQMPRLALYGFYGTLVFVAVTIPAGIYAKVHYGEALANVDWLHGGAEVFLTLSNILIVVGFAQAVRQLKEGRKQV, encoded by the coding sequence ATGATATCTAAAGACACCCTATTTGCTGTATCACTGTTTCCTTATTTGGGTTTCTTGTGGTTTATCAGCCGCAGTCAACAAATGCCCCGTTTAGCACTGTATGGATTTTACGGCACTTTGGTTTTTGTGGCGGTGACAATTCCGGCAGGAATTTATGCCAAAGTCCATTATGGGGAAGCCTTAGCTAATGTAGATTGGCTACACGGTGGCGCGGAAGTTTTCTTGACTCTTTCCAATATTTTAATTGTTGTGGGTTTTGCTCAAGCTGTCAGGCAGTTAAAGGAAGGTAGAAAGCAGGTGTAA
- a CDS encoding DUF2499 domain-containing protein — MHALSIPTWIIHVSSVIEWIAAIWLIWTYGELTGNRSWWGLSLAMLPALVSAMCACTWHYFDNAESLEWLVTLQATMTVVGNFTLWAAAVLIWRSSRSTEIAENSFEAKSIKSER; from the coding sequence ATGCACGCCCTTTCAATTCCTACTTGGATTATTCATGTTTCTAGCGTTATTGAGTGGATTGCCGCGATTTGGTTAATCTGGACTTACGGTGAACTCACTGGGAATCGCAGTTGGTGGGGATTGTCCCTGGCGATGTTACCAGCTTTGGTGAGTGCTATGTGTGCTTGTACTTGGCATTATTTCGACAATGCCGAATCTTTAGAATGGTTGGTAACACTGCAAGCTACCATGACTGTAGTTGGTAATTTTACCCTTTGGGCTGCGGCGGTGTTGATTTGGCGTTCTTCCCGCAGTACCGAAATAGCAGAGAATTCTTTTGAGGCAAAATCTATTAAATCAGAGCGATGA
- the csaB gene encoding polysaccharide pyruvyl transferase CsaB, which yields MGTMRSLLSGYYGKGNGGDEALLATLLQMLPSHVTPVVLSGNPEETRDRYNVEAYDRMAPLTVLQALRSCDALIWGGGSLIQDVTSTISPFYYGGLMALAQGMGLKTIAWAQGIGPLVRPPTRWLARRNFAGCTKVSVRDRASAALLSDWKIPHIIAPDPVWALAAKPVPELADLPTPRVAVTLRKHPQLTAARLANLTRALVEFQKLTQTYILLLPFQKSEDLSIAEAIQSHLQDVSQILCLEDPQILKGVFRSVEMAIGMRLHSLIMAASEGCRCFALSYDPKINRLMEDLAIPGWDLFDIPDDANVITKTWLECYNKSEALSPDKIKSLVDGALIHRQLLQEVFSFS from the coding sequence ATGGGAACGATGCGATCGCTATTATCTGGATATTACGGCAAAGGTAACGGTGGTGATGAGGCTTTATTAGCCACACTCCTGCAAATGCTACCATCTCATGTTACTCCTGTGGTGCTTTCTGGTAATCCAGAGGAAACGCGCGATCGCTACAATGTAGAAGCATACGATCGCATGGCTCCCTTGACTGTACTGCAAGCTTTACGCTCCTGTGATGCTTTGATTTGGGGTGGTGGCAGTTTAATCCAGGATGTTACTAGCACCATTAGCCCCTTTTATTATGGTGGGTTGATGGCGTTGGCTCAGGGCATGGGTTTAAAAACTATTGCTTGGGCGCAGGGTATTGGCCCCTTGGTACGCCCGCCAACACGTTGGTTAGCCAGACGTAATTTTGCTGGTTGTACCAAAGTCAGTGTACGCGATCGCGCCAGTGCTGCCTTATTATCTGATTGGAAAATTCCCCATATCATCGCACCTGATCCGGTTTGGGCTTTAGCAGCTAAACCAGTTCCAGAACTTGCTGATTTACCTACGCCTAGAGTAGCTGTCACTTTAAGAAAGCATCCGCAATTAACAGCAGCACGTTTAGCTAATTTAACTCGCGCTTTAGTAGAATTTCAAAAATTAACGCAGACTTACATTCTCTTGCTACCATTCCAAAAGAGTGAAGACTTAAGTATTGCCGAAGCAATTCAATCGCATTTACAAGACGTAAGCCAAATTTTATGTTTAGAAGATCCGCAAATTTTAAAAGGCGTTTTTCGCAGTGTAGAAATGGCAATTGGGATGCGGTTACACAGTTTAATTATGGCAGCTAGTGAAGGTTGTCGCTGTTTTGCCTTGAGTTATGATCCCAAAATAAATCGGTTGATGGAAGATTTAGCAATACCAGGATGGGATTTATTTGATATACCAGATGATGCAAATGTAATTACTAAAACTTGGTTGGAGTGTTACAACAAGAGTGAGGCATTATCACCTGATAAAATTAAATCTTTAGTTGATGGTGCTTTAATACACAGGCAATTATTACAGGAAGTTTTCAGTTTTTCATAG